The following are encoded together in the Daucus carota subsp. sativus chromosome 5, DH1 v3.0, whole genome shotgun sequence genome:
- the LOC108224140 gene encoding BTB/POZ domain-containing protein At2g04740, which yields MYNTTMSDLDNIALDPSDFSACLPLKKVPHGDVFEASRAGDVTRLKHLIDRGINVNSRDQWDSCALYYACLAGHLEAARMLLEHGAICDEHTFDGDRCHYAALNLKVRKLLKAFEARPPPLGPLQGALRDVFLGCVANSGNLDHLNALSNPAGNSFDGGPCSTYFKPDVVFYVQGRSIEAHRVILSARSPFFKKKFETDWKDRTEIRLSREKLSYSALYCLIHFFYSDRLEIAVDEMEDLVRICKVCRCESLKRVLEKELSHQKYAEYKALGDVDNSQKRFIMQGLSLPEEDRLPAALQRILEVSLANSTEEQNVNSINGLSSQVTSMQMSFEEDLADICIKVDKKLFRCHQVVLASRSEYFKARLSRMKDFLEGKGGLPDFTLPFLEEHDLSIEAFEKMIEYMYTDTLKDIDPDQAEEMFDAASRYLLFPLKRAVADVLLPHLEMAPPAELCHWLMLADMYGVLKIREYCLDIMAYNFETFADSQEFRALLLTLPPPSGDSSLRTTVPSAPGAEATMDGGNILDDLREKWLEAEAAELDKRDESALIFDKRLEMLMIVAKREKSVNHNGDN from the exons ATGTACAACACAACCATGTCCGACCTCGACAACATCGCGCTCGACCCCTCCGACTTCTCCGCCTGCCTCCCCCTCAAAAAGGTCCCCCACGGCGACGTTTTCGAGGCCTCCCGCGCCGGTGACGTCACCCGCCTCAAACACCTCATCGACAGGGGCATAAACGTAAATTCACGCGACCAGTGGGACTCCTGCGCCCTCTACTACGCCTGCTTGGCGGGGCATCTAGAAGCTGCTAGAATGTTACTGGAACACGGAGCTATCTGCGATGAACACACTTTTGATGGCGACAGGTGTCATTATGCGGCGTTGAATTTGAAGGTGAGGAAGCTGTTGAAGGCTTTCGAGGCCAGGCCGCCGCCTCTGGGGCCGTTACAAGGGGCTTTGAGGGATGTTTTCCTCGGCTGTGTCGCGAATTCGGGGAATTTGGATCACTTGAATGCACTATCCAATCCTGCAG GTAACTCTTTCGATGGAGGACCATGTTCTACCTATTTTAAACCAGATGTTGTATTTTATGTGCAAGGTAGATCTATTGAAGCTCATAGAGTCATTTTGAGTGCTCGGTCACCCTTCTTTAAGAAAAAATTTGAGACCGACTGGAAAGACCGGACTGAAATTAGATTATCCAGAGAGAAGTTATCTTACTCCGCTCTGTATTGTCTCATCCATTTCTTTTACTCTGATAGACTTGAAATTGCCGTTGATGAAATGGAGGATCTTGTGAGAATTTGCAAAGTTTGCAGGTGTGAATCATTGAAACGCGTGCTTGAAAAGGAATTGTCACATCAAAAGTATGCAGAGTACAAAGCACTGGGAGATGTAGACAATTCCCAGAAGCGATTTATCATGCAGGGCCTTTCCCTTCCCGAGGAAGACCGACTTCCTGCTGCATTGCAACGAATACTTGAAGTTTCACTTGCCAATTCAACTGAAGAACAAAATGTAAATTCCATTAATGGACTTTCTTCTCAAGTGACCTCAATGCAGATGAGCTTTGAGGAAGATCTTGCAGATATATGTATTAAAGTCGACAAAAAATTGTTCCGTTGCCATCAAGTGGTCTTGGCATCTCGGTCAGAATATTTCAAAGCAAGATTATCACGTATGAAGGATTTTCTTGAAGGAAAAGGCGGTTTACCTGATTTTACACTTCCATTCCTTGAGGAACATGATTTGAGCATAGAAGCTTTTGAGAAGATGATCGAGTATAT GTACACTGACACTTTAAAGGATATAGACCCAGACCAG GCTGAAGAAATGTTTGATGCTGCTTcaagatatttattatttcctCTCAAGCGTGCTGTAGCTGATGTATTGCTTCCACacctggaaatggctccaccaGCTGAGTTATGTCATTGGCTGATGTTGGCTGACAT GTATGGTGTTTTGAAGATCCGGGAGTATTGTTTAGATATAATGGCATATAATTTTGAAACGTTTGCTGATTCCCAAGAATTCCGGGCATTGCTTTTAACTCTCCCACCACCTTCAGGAGATTCCTCACTTCGAACCACTGTTCCGAGTGCTCCAGGAGCTGAAGCAACTATGGACGGAGGGAATATTCTTGATGATTTGAGAGAAAAATGGCTTGAAGCTGAAGCTGCTGAACTTGACAAAAGAGATGAGAGTGCATTAATTTTTGACAAGCGGCTGGAGATGCTGATGATTGTCGCAAAACGAGAAAAGTCCGTTAATCACAATGGTGATAATTAG
- the LOC108223305 gene encoding protein ENHANCED DOWNY MILDEW 2 — protein sequence MRYYEEEGEIIPDCVINYQTVDENNQPVPFSVLPLLWSEDETPAPGNSDTQILLCGTAVTGPKMYEKVIAWRPEISYALPMIYVLSKENKVWMQLRKPRRSFEDCIMSTLVTVHCLHFLKWNRKADVSALWTQLRKVFSTYDVAPSKRHLLCHLPLINEAAKRDKGLGKSELLPTLLLEIKLNFEVGSQVDYEEDDSDNDDATFDSVCVLCDNGGVLLCCEDKCLRSFHPNINVGVESSCESLGYSDSQVDAMQTFFCNNCRYQQHQCFVCGKLGSSDQSSVPEVFQCANADCGHFYHPNCVAELLQPCDTFKRSELQQKIHSGESFVCPAHKCNICVKGEEKTVHELQFAMCRRCPKAYHRKCLPSEITFQSDGIIDQRAWDGLLSNRVLIYCMDHEILSEIGTPKRDHIIFPNVEGKMQTTSGLLSSKEKMIKSKDMGTLTMTSPLKRSLKHAGIYCGHSTSATFTGEKVFRHANIDKSKLSVPQKTMHMPNSDKGKISDGYKNRIADKFMKVESRGQPPVDIELKLRMLKLIEDSTSSFNKEEFLKGKKTSSLYSSHARIAEDKTFTEGKVKGYVKAVQTALKILNDGGKLEDAKAVCEPQVLKQLVRWKKQLDVYLAPVLHGNRYTSYGRHFTKVDKLELIVDKLKWYVQDGDTIVDFCCGSNDFSCLMRERLHKMGKICSFRNFDLFTPKNDFNFEQKDWMTVTLEELPAGSNLIMGLNPPFGVNGNLANKFIDKALTFKPKLIILIVPSLTERLDRKRKLPYDIIWEDQCLLSGKAFYLPGSVDVNDKQLEQHNRLAPPLYLWSRPDWTAKHKQIAETHGHFTVTRDSLQMGKMDTGENHDGMYQDMEVDSPVYLPCNNADQKSSFDWSLMGSYPSHYPTGMQHRAVSSDAMWDVYHKVLPQHSDVPGAMQGIIHEVPPLHPSVGYNSVDGVHHGAFPPPCQYPTEPYYYPGWPGF from the exons ATGAGATATTACGAAGAAGAGGGTGAGATAATCCCTGATTGTGTGATAAATTACCAGACTGTTGATGAAAATAATCAGCCAGTTCCATTTTCTGTATTGCCACTTCTATGGAGCGAGGATGAGACCCCAGCCCCAGGCAACTCGGATACGCAGATATTATTATGTGGAACTGCAGTGACTGGACCAAAAATGTATGAGAAGGTAATAGCATGGAGACCAGAAATTTCTTATGCATTGCCAATGATTTACGTTCTTTCCAAGGAAAACAAGGTGTGGATGCAGCTCCGAAAGCCTAGGAGAAGCTTTGAAGATTGTATTATGTCCACTCTGGTAACTGTTCATTGCCTCCATTTCTTAAAATGGAATCGTAAAGCAGATGTATCTGCTCTATGGACACAGTTGCGCAAAGTTTTTAG CACCTATGATGTCGCGCCGTCGAAGCGCCATCTCTTATGTCATCTGCCTCTAATAAATGAAGCTGCAAAGAGAGATAAAGGTTTAGGAAAATCTGAG CTTCTGCCTACACTGTTGTTGGAGATTAAATTAAACTTTGAAGTAGGCAGTCAGGTGGATTATGAAGAGGATGACAGTGACAATGATGATGCAACATTTGATTCTGTTTGTGTCCTTTGTGACAACGGCGGTGTACTACTCTG TTGTGAAGACAAGTGCTTAAGATCCTTCCATCCAAATATAAATGTTGGAGTTGAATCGTCCTGTGAATCCCTTGGCTATAGTGATTCTCAAGTTGAT GCAATGCAGACTTTCTTTTGCAATAATTGTCGATATCAACAACATCAGTGTTTTGTTTGTGGCAAATTGGGCTCTTCTGATCAGTCTTCTGTTCCAGAG GTCTTCCAGTGTGCCAATGCAGATTGTGGTCATTTCTACCATCCAAACTGTGTCGCTGAACTCCTGCAGCCTTGTGATACGTTTAAAAGGAGTGAACTACAGCAGAAAATCCATTCTGGAGAATCTTTTGTATGTCCTGCCCATAAATGTAATATATGTGTGAAAGGAGAGGAGAAAACAGTTCACGAGTTGCAATTTGCAATGTGTAGACGCTGTCCGAAGGCATACCACCGGAAATGCTTGCCCAG CGAGATTACCTTCCAAAGTGATGGGATTATTGATCAAAGGGCTTGGGATGGTCTCTTATCGAATCGTGTTTTAATTTACTGCAT GGACCATGAAATCCTTTCTGAAATTGGGACACCTAAAAGAGACCATATTATTTTCCCTAATGTTGAGGGGAAAATGCAAACAACTTCTGGATTACTTTCAAGCAAAGAGAAAATGATAAAAAGCAAGGATATGGGGACTTTGACAATGACAAGTCCTTTGAAGCGGAGTCTTAAACACGCAGGGATATATTGTGGTCATTCGACCTCTGCTACATTTACTGGGGAAAAGGTATTCAGGCATGCCAACATAGATAAAAGCAAGTTATCCGTGCCACAGAAAACAATGCACATGCCCAATTCTGACAAAGGAAAGATATCAGACGGTTACAAGAATCGGATTGCAGATAAATTTATGAAAGTTGAAAGCAGGGGCCAGCCTCCAGTTGATATTGAGCTTAAATTACG GATGTTAAAGTTGATAGAGGATTCAACATCTTCATTTAACAAGGAAGAATTCTTGAAAGGCAAGAAAACATCATCACTGTATTCATCGCATGCAAGGATTGCAGAGGACAAGACCTTTACTGAAGGGAAGGTGAAAGGCTATGTAAAG GCTGTTCAAACTGCTTTGAAGATATTAAATGACGGGGGTAAGCTGGAGGATGCAAAAGCTGTATGTGAGCCACAAGTTCTCAAACAACTTGTCAGATGGAAG AAGCAACTGGATGTTTATCTTGCCCCTGTTCTCCATGGAAACCGCTATACATCTTATGGTCGGCACTTCACTAAAGTGGACAAGCTTGAGTTG ATAGTGGATAAGCTCAAATGGTATGTGCAAGATGGTGACACG ATAGTAGATTTTTGTTGCGGATCGAATGATTTTAGCTGCTTAATGAGAGAGAGGCTCCACAAAATGGGAAAGATCTGCTCCTTCAGAAACTTTGATTTGTTTACACCTAAG AATGACTTCAATTTTGAGCAAAAAGATTGGATGACTGTCACTTTAGAAGAATTACCTGCTGGTTCTAATCTG ATTATGGGCCTGAATCCTCCTTTCGGTGTCAATGGAAACTTAGCAAACAAGTTCATTGACAAGGCGCTCACGTTCAAACCAAAGCTAATCATTCTTATAGTTCCCTCGCTAACTGAAAG ACTTGACAGAAAAAGGAAACTTCCGTATGATATTATTTGGGAGGATCAATGTTTACTATCGGGCAAG GCATTTTACCTGCCTGGATCAGTTGATGTGAATGATAAGCAACTAGAGCAGCATAACCGGTTGGCACCACCACTGTATCTTTGGAGCCGTCCAGATTGGACTGCTAAGCACAAACAAATAGCTGAAACTCATGGCCACTTCACAGTCACACGTGATTCATTACAGATGGGAAAGATGGATACAGGAGAAAACCATGATGGGATGTATCAGGATATGGAAGTGGATTCGCCTGTCTATTTGCCTTGCAACAACGCAGACCAAAAAAGCTCATTTGACTGGAGTTTGATGGGCTCGTATCCAAGTCATTACCCAACGGGAATGCAGCACCGTGCTGTTTCCTCTGATGCTATGTGGGATGTCTATCATAAAGTCCTCCCCCAGCATTCTGATGTTCCGGGTGCTATGCAGGGTATCATCCATGAAGTTCCACCCCTGCATCCATCTGTTGGTTACAATTCTGTGGATGGTGTCCACCATGGAGCTTTCCCCCCGCCTTGCCAATATCCAACAGAGCCTTACTATTATCCAGGATGGCCTGGTTTCTAA